GGAAGCTACGGATTTCATCATCCAGTAGTCACAATCTACCAGCTAAAAAGCTAAAGTGATTTGAATTTTCCTTCGCACGCGCAAAATAAACTTTAAGGCCCTTTCTGGCCTTAAGCAGAAACTCCCAGGAATTTGATTATTTTTCTCTTCAGGCGTATATTTTCCCGCTGAGTAGAAGACTACGCAACACGAATTGTCCTTGAGTCCCTTAATTTAGATCGAGTCTTTGCTAGAGCAAAAATGTTTTAGCAAAGACTCTAGTAAAGGGTCGAGGACAAGAAAATGCAGGTTATTATCAACACGACATCAATCCCAGGGAATGTTTCGGACCTCCCTGATCAAGTCACAGTGCTTGGCCGATCCCCTGAGGGCGGAGGGAATCAAATCCTTTCCACAAGCGCAGGCGGTCCATTGGCGGGACTTCTCTTCAAGTCGGAGGCAGAAGCTGTGCAATATGCCGGATCAAGGCCGTCATTGGCCGATCGAACTGGCCTCCTCGAGACATGGCAACTCTGGACTATCTCTCAAGGTGAAGCTTTTGAGATCATGCGCGCCCAAGGGCGAAGTCACGCAGCCCTTTGGAGTGCTGAGATCAAAGACACTGCTGCTAAGCCAGTCAAGGCAGCAAAGCCCGTAAAGGTCAAAAAGCCACGCCGTAATTTCAAGCAGTGGTGGGCAGATCTCAAGGACGGGAAAAAGAAAGGTCCGGAACTTGTTGGTAACTCGGAGCCTACATCTGAGCCTAGCGCAGCAAGTGCGTCAGCCAACAACCCAGAAACAGCGATCGCAACGCGCGAAGTCAATGAGACTTTGACGCTGATTCCACTTCCCGTACAGGTTACGGCATGAAACGCCTTAGGGCTTGGAAAGATTAATCTCTCCAAGCCCTAAGCAAATTTTTTATTAACGTTTTAGAATGTGTAGTCTTTCTCTCTTATTTTAGTGCAAATCCTAGAGAAATCCAGGCCGTAATCAAGAGAATGCCTCCAATTGGCGTAATTGCTCCAAGCCAGGGAGTATTTGTCAAAACTAAAATGTAAAGTGATCCTGAAAAAATTAGCACCCCGAGCAAAAGTAATAAATATATTCTTTCACCAGACTGAAGATCAATAAATTCATTCTTTACGAGTAACGGTATAAACAGTAACCCTAAACTGTGAATAAACTGATAAAACACAGCTTTTTCATAGACAGCTAAGCGATCAGCTATAACCATTCCACGTAGCGCATGAGCTCCAAATGCCCCCGCGCCAACAGCTAATGCCAAAAGAAGTGCTGAAATTTTCAGTTGTGATTTCATAAAAATAACTGCCAATAGCTGAGATCAATCCATTTTTTGAACTTACACCCGACTTGCTCGAAGTGGGCAACCTTGCGATAGCCAAGGCGCTTGTGCAGTATAACACTTGCTTCGTTCGGAAAAGCAATTCCAGCAACCTGGATTGCATCTTCAAGTGGCGCTACGCGAATTAATATATCCATCAGGCTTAAAAAAAGATATTGATACTAAACTATTAGACTCAAAAATTACTAGCTCCACGCCGAGATTGATTCTCTCAGCTCATTACGCTATAGAATCAAGCCAAATTGACCTGATCTCCAGCAAGAAGGGTACAAACATGATAAGTAAATCCCCCCAATCGCAATCCCAGACAAACTATAGCCTTTGCCTCGACGTAGGAAATACCAATCTCTATGGTGGGGTTTTTGCAGGCGAGGAGTTAATTACTTCCTTTCGCCGCGACACGACAACTGGCTCTGCAGCAGATGAATTCGGAGTATTTTTCCGCACAGTTTTACGAGAAAATGGCATCGATCCAAGTCTGGTGACAAAAGTTGGAATTTCTTCGGTTGTCCCTTCGCAAGTGCACTCGCTACGTGGAGCAGCAGTTAAATATTTTAACTGTGAACCCTTTATACTCAGAGCTGGAGTTAAGACCGGACTAAAAATTTTAATGAAAAATCCACCTGATGTTGGGGCAGATCGCATTGCCAATTCCATTTCTGCTGTCAAGCGTTACCCCCAACAAAATATCATTATTGTTGATTTCGGAACTGCAACTACCTACTGCGCAATTTCAAAAAATGCAGAATATCTCGGTGGAGCAATTATTCCTGGCATAAAAATTTCCATGGAAAGCCTTGAATCAAGAACTGCACGACTGCCGCGCGTTGAGATTGTAAAACCAGAAAATGCGCTCGGACGTTCAACTGTCGAATCAATTCAAGCTGGACTTTACTATTCGGCAGTTGGTTGCACCCGTGAAATTTGCCAAAATCTGATTCGAGAAACATTTAAAAATGAAAAAACAATTATTATCGGCACAGGCGGATTCTCACGCATGTTTGAGGATGCGGGACTTTTTGACACAATTTTAGCAGATTTAGTGCTCGATGGCGTGAGAATCGCCATGGAATTAAATACTCAGAGCTTCGGTAACTAATATGTCTAGCAGCGATATCCCGAGCAATCATCCACGCGCACTTTCACTAGCTCTACGTAAACGCATCGAGGACCACGTTGAAACTGGCTTGGTTGCTAAAGCTGGACCGATTGCGCATGGCCGTGGAGAAGCTTTTGATTATCTGATTGGAGAGCAAACTCTACCCTGCGTCTTAAACGACATCGAAACTGCCGCAGCCCTGCTACTTAAGGCAAAGCATCCAGTAATTAGTGTCAACGGCAATGCTGCCGTGTTGGTTCCAACGGAGCTTGTTGCTTTAGCAGCAGCGATTCCCGCGAAACTTGAAGTTAACGTTTTTTACGGGCGCACGTTTGAAAGAGAGAAAATGTTGGCTGCGCATTTAATGCAACACGGCGCCAAAGAAGTACTTGGCATTCACACCGAAGCTAAGGTACCCAATCTTCATTCTGCCCGCCAGCATGTTGACATCAACGGGATCGCTCAAGCTGATGTTGTGCTTGTTCCACTTGAAGATGGTGACCGCACTAAGGCGCTCATTGATTGGGGTAAAAAAGTTATCTCAATTGATTTAAATCCTTTTTCCCGCACTGCTCGTGATTCGACAATAAATATTTGCGATAATATCGTGCGCTGCGTGCCCGAACTAACCAAGGCGATT
This sequence is a window from bacterium. Protein-coding genes within it:
- a CDS encoding GNAT family N-acetyltransferase, which encodes MDILIRVAPLEDAIQVAGIAFPNEASVILHKRLGYRKVAHFEQVGCKFKKWIDLSYWQLFL
- a CDS encoding phosphopantothenate/pantothenate synthetase; this encodes MSSSDIPSNHPRALSLALRKRIEDHVETGLVAKAGPIAHGRGEAFDYLIGEQTLPCVLNDIETAAALLLKAKHPVISVNGNAAVLVPTELVALAAAIPAKLEVNVFYGRTFEREKMLAAHLMQHGAKEVLGIHTEAKVPNLHSARQHVDINGIAQADVVLVPLEDGDRTKALIDWGKKVISIDLNPFSRTARDSTINICDNIVRCVPELTKAIQLLKADSAKAEKLIAGYDKTQSTKNIIQAIQVRLNFFQ
- a CDS encoding DUF423 domain-containing protein yields the protein MKSQLKISALLLALAVGAGAFGAHALRGMVIADRLAVYEKAVFYQFIHSLGLLFIPLLVKNEFIDLQSGERIYLLLLLGVLIFSGSLYILVLTNTPWLGAITPIGGILLITAWISLGFALK
- a CDS encoding type III pantothenate kinase, which codes for MISKSPQSQSQTNYSLCLDVGNTNLYGGVFAGEELITSFRRDTTTGSAADEFGVFFRTVLRENGIDPSLVTKVGISSVVPSQVHSLRGAAVKYFNCEPFILRAGVKTGLKILMKNPPDVGADRIANSISAVKRYPQQNIIIVDFGTATTYCAISKNAEYLGGAIIPGIKISMESLESRTARLPRVEIVKPENALGRSTVESIQAGLYYSAVGCTREICQNLIRETFKNEKTIIIGTGGFSRMFEDAGLFDTILADLVLDGVRIAMELNTQSFGN